Genomic segment of Proteus vulgaris:
AGACTGTACAAAAAAACAGTCATAACAAGCCATGAAAACCGCCACTGCGCCGTTACCACCGCTGCGTTCGGTCAAGGTTCTGGACCAGTTGCGTGAGCGCATACGCTACTTGCATTACAGTTTACGAACCGAACAGGCTTATGTCAACTGGGTTCGTGCCTTCATCCGTTTCCACGGTGTGCGTCACCCGGCAACCTTGGGCAGCAGCGAAGTCGAGGCATTTCTGTCCTGGCTGGCGAACGAGCGCAAGGTTTCGGTCTCCACGCATCGTCAGGCATTGGCGGCCTTGCTGTTCTTCTACGGCAAGGTGCTGTGCACGGATCTGCCCTGGCTTCAGGAGATCGGAAGACCTCGGCCGTCGCGGCGCTTGCCGGTGGTGCTGACCCCGGATGAAGTGGTTCGCATCCTCGGTTTTCTGGAAGGCGAGCATCGTTTGTTCGCCCAGCTTCTGTATGGAACGGGCATGCGGATCAGTGAGGGTTTGCAACTGCGGGTCAAGGATCTGGATTTCGATCACGGCACGATCATCGTGCGGGAGGGCAAGGGCTCCAAGGATCGGGCCTTGATGTTACCCGAGAGCTTGGCACCCAGCCTGCGCGAGCAGCTGTCGCGTGCACGGGCATGGTGGCTGAAGGACCAGGCCGAGGGCCGCAGCGGCGTTGCGCTTCCCGACGCCCTTGAGCGGAAGTATCCGCGCGCCGGGCATTCCTGGCCGTGGTTCTGGGTTTTTGCGCAGCACACGCATTCGACCGATCCACGGAGCGGTGTCGTGCGTCGCCATCACATGTATGACCAGACCTTTCAGCGCGCCTTCAAACGTGCCGTAGAACAAGCAGGCATCACGAAGCCCGCCACACCGCACACCCTCCGCCACTCGTTCGCGACGGCCTTGCTCCGCAGCGGTTACGACATTCGAACCGTGCAGGATCTGCTCGGCCATTCCGACGTCTCTACGACGATGATTTACACGCATGTGCTGAAAGTTGGCGGTGCCGGAGTGCGCTCACCGCTTGATGCGCTGCCGCCCCTCACTAGTGAGAGGTAGGGCAGCGCAAGTCAATCCTGGCGGATTCACTACCCCTGCGCGAAGGCCATCGGTGCCGCATCGAACGGCCGGTTGCGGAAAGTCCTCCCTGCGTCCGCTGATGGCCGGCAGCAGCCCGTCGTTGCCTGATGGATCCAACCCCTCCGCTGCTATAGTGCAGTCGGCTTCTGACGTTCAGTGCAGCCGTCTTCTGAAAACGACACCATGTGCAAACGATGTCAGAATAGAGTTAAATTTCCTATTGATTGACATATTCCGTCAAAGGTAATAGATTTCATCCTGACACTTTTGCCTTTGGAGGCATCTTGCAAGGTCAACGCATCGGCTATGTCCGCGTCAGCAGCTTCGACCAGAACCCGGAACGGCAATTGGAGGGTGTTCAGGTGGCGCGGGTGTTCACCGACAAGGCTTCTGGCAAGGACACCCAGCGTCCCGAGCTGGAAAGGCTGCTGGCCTTCGTCCGCGAGGGCGACACCGTGGTGGTGCATAGCATGGACAGGCTGGCACGCAACCTTGATGACCTGCGCCGCATCGTCCAAGGGCTGACACAACGGGGCGTGCGCATGGAGTTCGTCAAAGAAGGGCTGAAGTTCACCGGCGAGGACTCACCGATGGCCAATCTGATGCTGTCGGTCATGGGAGCCTTCGCTGAGTTCGAGCGCGCCCTGATCCGCGAACGTCAGCGCGAGGGAATCGTGCTGGCCAAGCAGCGCGGTGCCTACCGGGGACGAAAGAAATCGCTGAACAGCGAACAAATTGCCGAGTTGAAACGGCGAGTTGCGGCAGGCGACCAAAAAACCTTGGTGGCCCGTGACTTCGGCATCAGCCGCGAAACCTTGTACCAGTACCTGCGGGAAGACTGACCATGCCACGCCGCTCAATCCTGTCCGCCACCGAGCGCGAAAGCCTGCTGGCACTGCCAGATGCCAAAGACGAACTGATACGGCACTACACGTTCAACGAAACCGACCTGTCGGTGATCCGTCAGCGTCGCGGCGCCGCGAATCGATTGGGCTTCGCTGTGCAGCTTTGCTACTTGCGATTCCCTGGCACCTTTTTGGGCGTCGATGAGCCTCCGTTTCCGCCCCTGTTGCGCATGGTGGCCGCGCAACTCAAGATGCCAGTGGAAAGTTGGAGCGAGTACGGCCAGCGCGAACAGACACGGCGGGAGCACTTGGTCGAGCTGCAAACGGTTTTTGGGTTCAAGCCCTTCACCATGAGCCACTATCGGCAAGCCGTGCATACATTGACCGAGCTGGCCTTGCAGACCGACAAAGGCATCGTGCTGGCGAGCGCACTTGTCGAGAATCTGCGGCGGCAGAGCATTATCCTGCCCGCCATGAATGCCATCGAGCGCGCAAGCGCCGAGGCCATCACCCGTGCCAACCGACGCATTTACGCGGCGCTGACCGATTCTTTGTTATCACCCCACCGTCAGCGCCTGGACGAACTTCTCAAGCGCAAGGACGGCAGTAAAGTGACGTGGCTGGCATGGCTGCGCCAGTCGCCTGCCAAACCGAACTCTCGCCACATGCTCGAACATATTGAGCGCCTGAAATCCTGGCAAGCACTTGATCTGCCCGCAGGCATCGAGCGGCAGGTTCACCAGAACCGCCTGCTCAAAATCGCTCGTGAAGGTGGCCAGATGACGCCTGCTGATCTGGCAAAGTTCGAGGTGCAACGACGCTATGCCACGCTGGTAGCGCTGGCCATCGAAGGCATGGCCACCGTCACCGATGAAATCATCGACCTTCACGATCGCATCATCGGCAAGCTGTTCAACGCGGCCAAGAACAAGCATCAGCAGCAGTTCCAGGCTTCCGGCAAGGCGATCAACGACAAGGTGCGGATGTATGGGCGCATCGGTCAAGCGTTGATTGAGGCCAAGCAAAGCGGCAGCGATCCGTTCGCCGCCATCGAGGCCGTTATGCCCTGGGACACCTTCGCCGCCAGCGTCACCGAAGCGCAAACATTGGCGCGGCCTGCCGACTTTGATTTCCTGCACCACATCGGTGAAAGCTATGCCACGCTACGCCGCTACGCGCCGCAGTTCCTGGGCGTGCTCAAATTGCGGGCTGCGCCCGCCGCCAAGGGTGTGCTCGATGCCATCGACATGCTGCGCGGCATGAACAGCGACAGCGCGCGCAAGGTGCCCGCCGATGCGCCAACCGCATTCATCAAGCCGCGCTGGGCAAAGCTGGTTCTGACCGACGACGGCATCGACCGGCGTTACTACGAGTTATGCGCCCTGTCGGAGCTGAAGAACGCGCTGCGCTCCGGTGATGTCTGGGTGCAGGGTTCTCGCCAGTTCAAGGACTTCGACGAATACCTGGTGCCGGTCGAGAAGTTCGCCACTTTGAAGCTGGCCAGCGAATTGCCGCTGGCAGTGGCCACCGACTGCGACCAATACCTGCATGACCGGTTGGAATTGTTGGAGGCGCAACTCGCCACAGTCAACCGCATGGCTGCGGCCAACGACTTACCGGATGCCATCATCACCACCGCGTCAGGCCTGAAGATCACGCCGCTGGACGCGGCAGTACCAGACGCCGCGCAAGCCATGATCGACCAGACAGCTATGCTGCTGCCGCACCTCAAAATCACCGAGTTGCTGATGGAGGTCGATGAATGGACGGGCTTCACCCGCCACTTCACACACCTGAAGACCAGCGACACGGCCAAGGACAAAACCTTGCTGTTGACGACGATCCTGGCCGACGCGATCAACCTGGGTCTGACCAAAATGGCCGAGTCCTGCCCTGGCACCACCTACGCCAAGCTGTCTTGGCTGCAAGCCTGGCACATCCGCGATGAAACCTATTCGACGGCGCTGGCCGAGCTGGTGAATGCGCAGTTTCGGCAACCCTTCGCCGGCAACTGGGGTGACGGCACCACGTCATCGTCGGACGGCCAGAACTTCAGAACCGGCAGCAAAGCAGAAAGCACTGGTCATATCAACCCGAAGTATGGAAGCAGTCCAGGACGGACTTTCTACACCCATATCTCCGACCAGTACGCGCCCTTCAGTGCCAAGGTGGTCAACGTGGGCATTCGTGATTCAACTTACGTGCTTGATGGCCTGCTGTACCACGAGTCGGACTTGCGCATCGAGGAACACTACACCGACACGGCAGGCTTCACCGATCACGTGTTTGGCTTGATGCATTTGCTGGGATTTCGCTTCGCGCCGCGTATCCGTGACTTGGGCGAAACCAAGCTATTCATCCCCAAGGGCGATGCCGCCTATGACGCGCTCAAGCCGATGATTAGCAGCGACAGGCTGAACATCAAGCAAATACGCGCCCATTGGGATGAAATTCTGCGGCTGGCCACCTCCATCAAGCAAGGCACGGTAACGGCTTCGCTGATGCTGCGCAAACTCGGCAGCTACCCGCGCCAGAACGGCTTGGCCGTGGCGTTGCGCGAGCTGGGGCGCATCGAGCGCACGCTGTTCATTTTGGATTGGCTGCAAAGCGTGGAGCTGCGCCGCCGCGTCCATGCGGGGCTGAATAAGGGCGAGGCGCGCAACGCGCTGGCCAGGGCGGTCTTCTTCTACCGATTGGGTGAAATCCGCGACCGCAGTTTTGAGCAGCAGCGCTACCGGGCCAGCGGCCTCAATCTGGTGACGGCGGCCATCGTGTTGTGGAACACGGTATATCTGGAGCGTGCCACCAGTGCTTTGCGTGGCAACGGCACGGCGCTGGACGACACATTGTTGCAATATCTGTCGCCGCTGGGGTGGGAGCACATCAACCTGACCGGCGATTACCTATGGCGCAGCAGCGCCAAGGTCGGTGCGGGGAAGTTTAGGCCATTGCGACCGCTGCCACCGGCTTAGCGTGCTTTATTTTCCGTTTTCTGAGACGACCCCCAATAGTGGTGAAACCTTTTCGCCATGTGTATAGGAATGTTTTAGACTCGCTATTTTACTTTCATCTTTAAAGTGATTGTTAGGGGTCATAATATGCAGCAGTGCTAGATCTACGGTATAGATATCACCGGTCACAACTGGCGGGGTTACAAATATTTCAGTAAGGGCATACAAACGTAATACTTTAAGGGTGTAGTTTTCTTTGGTGCGTGGGTAGGCTAATTTCATAATGATTTCTCTGTGATTAATAGTAT
This window contains:
- the intI1 gene encoding class 1 integron integrase IntI1, with amino-acid sequence MKTATAPLPPLRSVKVLDQLRERIRYLHYSLRTEQAYVNWVRAFIRFHGVRHPATLGSSEVEAFLSWLANERKVSVSTHRQALAALLFFYGKVLCTDLPWLQEIGRPRPSRRLPVVLTPDEVVRILGFLEGEHRLFAQLLYGTGMRISEGLQLRVKDLDFDHGTIIVREGKGSKDRALMLPESLAPSLREQLSRARAWWLKDQAEGRSGVALPDALERKYPRAGHSWPWFWVFAQHTHSTDPRSGVVRRHHMYDQTFQRAFKRAVEQAGITKPATPHTLRHSFATALLRSGYDIRTVQDLLGHSDVSTTMIYTHVLKVGGAGVRSPLDALPPLTSER
- a CDS encoding recombinase family protein, whose product is MQGQRIGYVRVSSFDQNPERQLEGVQVARVFTDKASGKDTQRPELERLLAFVREGDTVVVHSMDRLARNLDDLRRIVQGLTQRGVRMEFVKEGLKFTGEDSPMANLMLSVMGAFAEFERALIRERQREGIVLAKQRGAYRGRKKSLNSEQIAELKRRVAAGDQKTLVARDFGISRETLYQYLRED
- a CDS encoding Tn3 family transposase, translating into MPRRSILSATERESLLALPDAKDELIRHYTFNETDLSVIRQRRGAANRLGFAVQLCYLRFPGTFLGVDEPPFPPLLRMVAAQLKMPVESWSEYGQREQTRREHLVELQTVFGFKPFTMSHYRQAVHTLTELALQTDKGIVLASALVENLRRQSIILPAMNAIERASAEAITRANRRIYAALTDSLLSPHRQRLDELLKRKDGSKVTWLAWLRQSPAKPNSRHMLEHIERLKSWQALDLPAGIERQVHQNRLLKIAREGGQMTPADLAKFEVQRRYATLVALAIEGMATVTDEIIDLHDRIIGKLFNAAKNKHQQQFQASGKAINDKVRMYGRIGQALIEAKQSGSDPFAAIEAVMPWDTFAASVTEAQTLARPADFDFLHHIGESYATLRRYAPQFLGVLKLRAAPAAKGVLDAIDMLRGMNSDSARKVPADAPTAFIKPRWAKLVLTDDGIDRRYYELCALSELKNALRSGDVWVQGSRQFKDFDEYLVPVEKFATLKLASELPLAVATDCDQYLHDRLELLEAQLATVNRMAAANDLPDAIITTASGLKITPLDAAVPDAAQAMIDQTAMLLPHLKITELLMEVDEWTGFTRHFTHLKTSDTAKDKTLLLTTILADAINLGLTKMAESCPGTTYAKLSWLQAWHIRDETYSTALAELVNAQFRQPFAGNWGDGTTSSSDGQNFRTGSKAESTGHINPKYGSSPGRTFYTHISDQYAPFSAKVVNVGIRDSTYVLDGLLYHESDLRIEEHYTDTAGFTDHVFGLMHLLGFRFAPRIRDLGETKLFIPKGDAAYDALKPMISSDRLNIKQIRAHWDEILRLATSIKQGTVTASLMLRKLGSYPRQNGLAVALRELGRIERTLFILDWLQSVELRRRVHAGLNKGEARNALARAVFFYRLGEIRDRSFEQQRYRASGLNLVTAAIVLWNTVYLERATSALRGNGTALDDTLLQYLSPLGWEHINLTGDYLWRSSAKVGAGKFRPLRPLPPA